From Synergistaceae bacterium, one genomic window encodes:
- a CDS encoding O-antigen ligase family protein, with protein sequence MDANMVERGLSMARAKGKGGKGGRRATDPLRAMPMAPRWLTVAVLCTSLTLPNIVFSGRFFYSPLHLAKWAVALFPLALLGAVAGWRLLLKGPKRSPFKPDSFAVVWLLLLLHCALQPLWTDVRSPVGLVREWLFFGGVWLTYVLALNLADRRLLDAVLWGGVLCAAASVLLAEMQMHGATGICPRLFYSSAKAYLANTGQRNMLALWLAIGGASSAHLALSGDRGRFARWTAAGLFTVISFGLIRTNSLSGLLGLSAALVVMLLFRLRASGRSLLRSAMPFILVGAAAAAFIALSPSGGKAGALRWKFSYYASRIRSIGSLKPWTVLGERDTIWATTFTMIGERPIRGFGLGQYKWNYLHAQWEALRRWPHLPWGYTQWAHNEFLQWLAEAGAAGAAIMLFLWLWWLWALVRALIRRSPLSQEAVWGCSLVALFGVNAMWTRPFHRIENAVWLALAFAVANRELLGALFPVRWRERARTLARPFGAVVCLGSVAGLLYLADGVRGDRILRLARQEVNPMERYDLLDAAWRSPMVRDLAETELAYFFIQFGEVQKDPDLIAEGVNRMIDVFESRPHIKELGVLRDWAVKLKHGDLARYVSFFSDIPADLAEAGE encoded by the coding sequence ATGGATGCGAATATGGTCGAGAGGGGGCTGTCGATGGCGCGCGCTAAGGGAAAGGGCGGAAAGGGAGGGCGGAGGGCGACTGATCCTCTGCGGGCCATGCCGATGGCACCGCGATGGCTCACTGTCGCGGTGTTATGCACTTCGTTAACTCTGCCGAATATTGTATTCTCAGGAAGGTTCTTCTACTCCCCGCTTCACCTGGCGAAGTGGGCGGTCGCGCTTTTCCCGCTTGCCCTGCTGGGGGCGGTCGCGGGGTGGCGGCTGCTGTTGAAGGGGCCGAAGAGGTCGCCCTTCAAGCCGGATTCTTTTGCTGTGGTGTGGCTGCTGCTGTTGCTGCACTGCGCGCTTCAGCCCCTGTGGACGGATGTTCGTTCGCCGGTCGGGCTGGTGCGGGAGTGGCTATTTTTCGGCGGCGTCTGGCTGACGTACGTGCTGGCACTTAACCTGGCGGACAGAAGGCTGCTGGACGCGGTGCTGTGGGGCGGGGTTTTATGCGCGGCGGCAAGCGTTCTGCTGGCGGAGATGCAGATGCACGGAGCTACGGGTATCTGCCCCCGCCTGTTTTATTCGTCCGCTAAAGCTTACCTGGCGAACACGGGGCAAAGGAATATGCTGGCTCTGTGGCTGGCCATCGGCGGGGCAAGCTCGGCGCATCTGGCGCTGTCGGGTGATCGGGGGCGTTTTGCTCGGTGGACGGCGGCGGGGCTGTTCACGGTCATCTCTTTCGGTTTGATCAGGACGAACAGTCTCTCCGGGTTGCTGGGGCTTTCCGCAGCGCTTGTCGTCATGCTGCTCTTCCGGCTGCGGGCGTCTGGGAGGAGTCTGCTACGGTCGGCTATGCCTTTCATACTCGTAGGCGCGGCGGCGGCGGCGTTCATAGCCCTGTCGCCCTCGGGGGGCAAGGCCGGCGCGCTGAGGTGGAAGTTCTCGTATTACGCGTCGCGCATCCGCTCCATCGGCAGTTTGAAGCCGTGGACCGTGCTGGGAGAGAGGGACACGATCTGGGCTACGACCTTCACCATGATCGGAGAGAGGCCGATTCGGGGCTTCGGGCTGGGACAGTACAAGTGGAACTATCTTCATGCGCAGTGGGAGGCGTTGAGGCGCTGGCCGCATCTTCCCTGGGGGTACACCCAGTGGGCACACAACGAGTTTCTACAGTGGCTTGCGGAGGCGGGGGCGGCGGGGGCGGCGATAATGCTCTTTCTGTGGCTGTGGTGGCTGTGGGCGCTTGTTCGGGCGCTGATCAGGAGGTCCCCCCTGTCGCAGGAGGCGGTGTGGGGGTGCTCGTTGGTAGCGCTGTTCGGCGTCAACGCTATGTGGACTCGCCCGTTTCACAGGATAGAGAACGCCGTTTGGCTGGCGCTGGCGTTCGCGGTGGCCAACAGGGAGCTGCTTGGGGCTCTATTCCCCGTTCGGTGGCGTGAGAGGGCGCGCACCCTGGCAAGGCCGTTCGGGGCGGTCGTCTGCCTGGGCTCGGTGGCGGGTTTGCTCTACCTGGCGGACGGTGTCAGGGGGGATCGAATCCTGAGGCTGGCGAGGCAGGAGGTCAATCCGATGGAGAGGTACGACCTGCTGGATGCCGCATGGAGAAGTCCTATGGTGCGCGACTTGGCGGAGACGGAGCTGGCGTACTTTTTCATACAGTTTGGGGAGGTGCAGAAGGATCCCGACCTGATTGCCGAGGGAGTGAATCGCATGATAGATGTCTTCGAGAGCAGGCCCCATATCAAGGAGCTGGGCGTTCTGCGGGACTGGGCGGTGAAGCTGAAGCACGGGGATCTGGCAAGGTATGTCTCCTTCTTCTCGGACATTCCGGCGGACCTGGCGGAGGCGGGGGAATGA
- a CDS encoding SYNERG-CTERM sorting domain-containing protein, protein MEVVVLRKLLVAALVLLLAAGASFAYDTKIIDAGTDLNNLHQTIRPISHLLSEDYEVFDRGNSVGGGNRYSPRSIGVGYTVEDEYGKFFDDEGHRVGVSDTKVTPGYFSDKQKVLGQAGGKALDLQQAESTAVWRAIPMMTGTLMDICGDEEDPIGQAWYKDAKKFFAPDRINVWDLPDRSTYDGPWGVYDRTPTEKPADGETHYGYAVPRIEARNISHALFANPGTNVGTDDDPFTIGQETMTSVFVWSADRIYSTDLDMSGLGGEPDTVAVMVRLDNDLYKGLKASDLNVIKVEANAGDWQGELTQVYSASQLRKNTFAVVLRDTSADRDFVVGPDHVIQAGDRALASDGTICPTDRTCDVEWLWMQYFALVAVKKQDPWDVADARSGFEEVIGGLHIVVGERPFVKTPNLCCGYPDGVEPRFGWVLGNRPNAEQRYDGFTRDPFLADAISGRPANMGVDSGYPDAVLEAMENWNYMHFVTDEVVEAYGFGSAPVFKLPAVRAGSVPAEKTALVMFTIRLGDGEMELPVADFVGKTPADVQVFDVSGPEAGDKVPYELATNYLDLTEGHFAILKPHATNRHEQVIVPADEAFEEGVYFVALAARDNGEFDNDKFNPLSNNQVWFSPAFVVFGAVAPMEPGIVVDGQTTLEVGGYNVLTAYVDMVAALEDGEDEEFEIGYKVIDEDEVIEVVKVEEDEEEVEAAQLSNTIVLGVTGKNVGEATIRFFQVDDEGEEVEGGLEKEVTITVVAPEPGGHGSSGGCSVGFAPAAVLLLAPLFLLKK, encoded by the coding sequence ATGGAGGTGGTAGTTTTGAGAAAGCTTTTGGTAGCGGCGCTCGTATTGCTGCTGGCGGCCGGGGCGTCCTTCGCCTACGACACGAAGATCATCGACGCGGGGACGGACCTCAACAACCTGCACCAGACAATCCGCCCGATATCGCACCTTCTGTCAGAAGATTACGAGGTGTTCGACCGCGGCAATTCCGTAGGCGGGGGCAACCGTTACAGTCCGCGCAGCATCGGAGTGGGATACACGGTCGAGGATGAGTATGGAAAATTCTTCGATGATGAAGGGCACCGGGTGGGAGTGTCAGATACGAAAGTAACGCCCGGTTATTTCTCGGATAAGCAGAAAGTCCTCGGTCAGGCCGGCGGGAAGGCCCTCGACCTGCAGCAGGCCGAGTCGACCGCGGTGTGGCGCGCAATACCGATGATGACCGGAACGCTGATGGACATTTGCGGCGACGAAGAAGACCCTATCGGTCAGGCGTGGTACAAGGATGCCAAAAAGTTCTTTGCACCCGACCGTATCAACGTGTGGGATTTACCAGACCGCAGCACATACGACGGGCCGTGGGGCGTGTACGACCGCACCCCGACCGAAAAGCCGGCAGACGGAGAAACGCATTACGGTTATGCGGTTCCGCGTATTGAGGCGCGCAACATAAGCCACGCGCTCTTCGCCAACCCTGGCACCAACGTTGGCACTGACGACGACCCGTTCACCATCGGTCAGGAGACCATGACGTCGGTCTTCGTCTGGAGCGCTGACAGAATCTACAGCACAGATCTTGACATGTCCGGTCTCGGAGGGGAGCCCGACACGGTCGCGGTCATGGTCCGCCTTGACAACGACCTGTACAAGGGCCTCAAGGCAAGCGACCTCAACGTCATAAAGGTCGAGGCCAACGCCGGAGACTGGCAGGGCGAGCTCACTCAGGTTTACTCCGCGTCCCAGCTCAGGAAGAACACTTTTGCCGTTGTACTGCGCGACACAAGCGCAGACCGCGACTTTGTCGTAGGCCCGGATCATGTGATTCAGGCGGGCGACAGAGCACTTGCTTCAGACGGCACCATATGCCCCACCGACAGAACCTGCGACGTTGAGTGGCTTTGGATGCAGTACTTCGCGCTTGTCGCGGTCAAGAAGCAGGATCCGTGGGATGTCGCGGACGCTCGCTCCGGATTCGAAGAAGTCATCGGCGGACTGCACATAGTTGTCGGCGAGAGGCCGTTTGTCAAGACCCCGAACCTCTGCTGCGGCTATCCCGACGGCGTGGAGCCCCGTTTCGGCTGGGTGCTTGGCAACCGCCCGAACGCTGAGCAGCGCTACGACGGCTTCACCCGCGATCCGTTCCTTGCCGACGCTATCTCCGGCAGACCTGCGAACATGGGTGTTGATTCTGGATACCCGGATGCCGTGCTTGAAGCCATGGAGAACTGGAACTACATGCACTTCGTCACCGATGAAGTGGTGGAAGCCTACGGCTTCGGCTCGGCTCCTGTCTTCAAGCTTCCCGCGGTTCGCGCCGGCTCGGTGCCCGCTGAAAAGACGGCTCTCGTGATGTTCACGATCCGCCTCGGCGATGGCGAGATGGAGCTTCCGGTAGCCGACTTCGTCGGCAAGACCCCTGCCGATGTCCAGGTGTTCGACGTTAGCGGCCCTGAGGCCGGCGACAAGGTTCCATACGAACTCGCAACTAACTACCTGGATCTTACCGAGGGACACTTCGCGATCCTGAAGCCGCACGCCACAAACAGGCACGAGCAGGTAATAGTGCCCGCGGACGAGGCGTTCGAGGAAGGCGTCTACTTCGTAGCCCTTGCGGCCAGGGACAACGGCGAGTTCGACAACGACAAGTTCAACCCGCTCAGCAACAACCAGGTCTGGTTCTCGCCCGCGTTCGTGGTATTCGGCGCTGTTGCGCCCATGGAGCCCGGAATCGTGGTGGACGGCCAGACGACGCTCGAAGTTGGCGGGTACAATGTGCTGACCGCCTACGTGGACATGGTCGCCGCCCTTGAGGATGGCGAGGACGAGGAGTTCGAGATCGGTTACAAGGTAATCGACGAGGACGAAGTCATCGAAGTCGTCAAAGTCGAAGAGGACGAGGAAGAGGTCGAGGCCGCACAGCTCTCCAACACCATAGTTCTCGGTGTCACCGGGAAGAATGTTGGCGAGGCGACGATCCGCTTCTTCCAGGTCGACGACGAAGGTGAAGAGGTTGAGGGCGGACTCGAGAAGGAAGTCACGATCACGGTCGTGGCTCCGGAGCC
- a CDS encoding O-antigen ligase family protein produces MRTSALDFGLPVPRRFAALCFFTALVLPNLVFSGVYFYNTLHLMKWTVAMVPPTVLGVFVFFRVARRGTKATGFHLDGFATVWLALLLYMTVQPLWARVRSMDGLYQEWFFLSLSWMVYVLFTLGADERITRACLWGGLVNAVVNVVFAEMQIRGLNEPFHFIIPAPFHYIGNTGQQNMLALWLAMNCVGGSFLLMMEDRRKARAVAGALLAVCFWGLLQSTSRSGVLAFATGFMVLSAFFLRTGGKKRLVRVLLTTALLVWVGVLNLAISDRIATLGRKFEEMLEQPTSLANRASIWATSWTMFARKPVRGVGLGQYKWNYLHSQREMHKRWPHSDWMYTHWAHNEFLQWFAEGGIVGGALMLFLWGWWAWSAWLAFWRKTSLSPEACWGNAMVALFGFNAIWTRPFHRIENVLWLVMAFALANREQLRPLFPLPSPKRFEKGGRLLAGAVCAFSLAGLLFFANGIRADRLMRLSTMVEGDYFDPRVQEEYTGYLHRATGSAMTRHEARLNLAYNKVVIGESSRNTDMIVEGLRELVSCFEREPHQSELHYLLAWAPRLGKKDFTEYFESFGYDPEKHARKVGSGK; encoded by the coding sequence ATGAGGACGAGCGCACTCGACTTCGGGCTTCCGGTTCCGCGCAGGTTCGCGGCTCTTTGCTTTTTTACTGCCCTTGTTCTGCCGAACCTGGTCTTCTCGGGAGTGTACTTCTACAATACGCTGCACCTGATGAAGTGGACGGTAGCTATGGTGCCTCCGACGGTTCTGGGGGTTTTCGTCTTCTTCCGGGTGGCTAGGCGGGGCACGAAGGCCACGGGCTTCCACCTGGACGGGTTTGCGACCGTTTGGCTGGCGCTTCTGCTTTATATGACGGTGCAGCCGCTGTGGGCGAGGGTCCGCTCTATGGACGGGCTGTACCAGGAGTGGTTCTTTCTGTCGCTATCGTGGATGGTCTACGTGCTGTTCACCCTGGGCGCGGACGAACGGATTACCAGGGCTTGTCTGTGGGGTGGGCTTGTGAACGCGGTGGTGAACGTCGTATTCGCGGAGATGCAGATCCGCGGACTGAACGAGCCTTTTCACTTCATAATACCCGCTCCCTTCCATTATATCGGCAACACCGGGCAGCAGAACATGCTGGCTCTGTGGCTGGCGATGAACTGCGTCGGCGGGAGCTTTCTGCTGATGATGGAGGATAGGAGGAAGGCGAGGGCCGTAGCGGGGGCTCTGCTGGCGGTGTGTTTCTGGGGGCTGCTGCAGTCGACAAGCCGCTCGGGGGTGCTGGCGTTTGCGACGGGGTTTATGGTCCTTTCGGCGTTTTTTCTACGAACGGGGGGAAAGAAACGGCTTGTCAGGGTGCTTTTAACAACTGCGCTGTTGGTATGGGTCGGCGTGCTGAACCTGGCTATAAGCGACCGCATCGCCACCCTGGGGCGCAAGTTCGAGGAGATGCTGGAGCAGCCCACCTCCTTGGCGAACAGGGCGAGCATCTGGGCCACGTCGTGGACGATGTTCGCCCGGAAACCGGTGAGGGGCGTCGGACTGGGGCAGTACAAGTGGAACTATCTGCACTCCCAGAGGGAGATGCACAAAAGATGGCCGCACTCGGATTGGATGTATACCCACTGGGCGCACAACGAGTTTCTGCAGTGGTTTGCGGAGGGCGGTATCGTCGGGGGCGCGTTGATGCTCTTTCTGTGGGGATGGTGGGCGTGGTCGGCTTGGCTGGCCTTTTGGCGGAAGACGTCGCTGTCGCCGGAGGCCTGCTGGGGGAATGCCATGGTGGCGTTGTTCGGGTTCAACGCGATCTGGACGCGGCCGTTTCACAGGATAGAGAATGTGCTCTGGCTAGTGATGGCCTTCGCCCTGGCGAACAGGGAACAGCTGAGGCCGCTGTTTCCCCTGCCCTCGCCGAAGCGCTTCGAGAAGGGCGGGAGGCTGCTGGCGGGGGCCGTGTGCGCTTTCTCATTGGCGGGACTGCTGTTCTTCGCCAACGGAATCCGGGCGGACAGGCTGATGAGGCTCTCCACGATGGTGGAGGGGGACTACTTCGATCCGAGGGTGCAGGAGGAGTACACGGGCTATCTGCACAGAGCCACCGGCTCCGCAATGACGCGACACGAGGCTCGTTTGAACCTGGCGTACAATAAAGTGGTCATTGGAGAGTCCAGCAGGAATACGGACATGATCGTGGAGGGGCTGCGGGAGCTTGTCTCCTGCTTCGAGAGGGAGCCGCACCAGAGCGAGCTGCACTACCTCCTGGCATGGGCGCCGCGCCTGGGGAAGAAGGATTTCACCGAGTACTTCGAGTCCTTCGGATACGATCCTGAGAAGCACGCGAGGAAGGTCGGTAGCGGCAAGTGA